From one Oncorhynchus clarkii lewisi isolate Uvic-CL-2024 chromosome 6, UVic_Ocla_1.0, whole genome shotgun sequence genomic stretch:
- the LOC139411690 gene encoding uncharacterized protein isoform X1 has product MPGRCSAFNCRNTFKNVKHKTNKVTFHSFPKRDPKRIKEWVGQMKWKDWQPTPHSLLCSEHFEERCMDRTGQTVRLRDDAIPTIFAFPSHLQKKFQKTAGRRKRVTLFPEDPVPEESTQREKSPPTYLNHSIWHPSRFHDDYCVPQSIDWAVKDMPKEIPSATLEKQGLIFIPKHAIKIKEKWDWLTMDVKGPFPETKSRHKFVLTVMDYYSKWMEAYPMKTNNSKEIAKIISDLISRFGFPVGILSCLTRAHILEINLALGDLKKLTCQLIFYRPLGVSLDPVTKSLVDRLVSDLVKEHPDRWDVYLAASVFSFCCKEHPTTRQIPLSLLRCGGTQSVSTSPRKLPDNGIKGRTFVILDAQPPQREVRVECNQCSQWSTVSQDSELKRYEEMKLGEEDYTHTCVSCRVAMSCRVALEVMRG; this is encoded by the exons ATGCCAGGGCGTTGTTCAGCTTTCAACTGTAGGAATACGTTTAAAAATGTTAAACATAAAACAAACAAGGTTACATTTCACAG CTTTCCAAAGCGTGATCCTAAACGAATAAAAGAGTGGGTGGGTCAGATGAAATGGAAAGACTGGCAGCCAACCCCTCATTCCTTACTGTGCTCAGAGCATTTTGAGGAGAGGTGCATGGATAGAACTGGGCAGACAGTGCGTTTACGTGATGATGCAATACCAACTATCTTTGCCTTTCCTAGTCACCTACAAAAAAAG TTTCAGAAAACAGCCGGAAGGAGGAAAAGAGTAACCTTG TTTCCAGAGGATCCTGTTCCTGAGGAGTCGACACAACGGGAGAAGTCTCCACCCACCTACTTAAACCACAGTATATGGCACCCAAGTCGTTTCCATGACGATTACTGTGTTCCACAG AGTATTGACTGGGCTGTAAAAGACATGCCTAAAGAA ATCCCATCTGCAACTTTAGAAAAGCAAGGTCTGATCTTCATCCCCAAGCACGCAATCAAG ATCAAGGAGAAATGGGATTGGCTGACAATGGATGTGAAGGGACCATTTCCAGAGACCAAAAGTAGACACAAGTTTGTACTAACTGTAATGGACTACTATTCCAAATGGATGGAAGCCTACCCCATGAAGACCAACAACAGTAAAGAGATTGCCAAAATCATCTCTGACCTCATCTCTCGCTTTGGCTTCCCTGTTGGAATCCTGTCTTGTTTGACTCGAGCACACATTTTAGAG ATCAACTTGGCTTTGGGTGATCTGAAGAAACTGACATGCCAACTCATATTCTACCGTCCTCTGGGAGTGTCACTGGATCCAGTAACAAAGTCCCTTGTAGACCG GTTGGTGTCAGATTTGGTGAAAGAACATCCTGATCGTTGGGATGTTTACCTGGCTGCCAGTGTGTTCAGCTTCTGCTGCAAAGAGCACCCCACCACCAGACAAATACCCCTGTCTCTGCTGCGCTGCGGAGGGACTCAGTCTGTCTCCACCTCACCAAGAAAGCTGCCT GATAATGGGATAAAAGGAAGGACCTTTGTCATACTAGATGCCCAGCCACCTCAAAGGGAAGTCCGTGTGGAGTGCAATCAGTGCAGTCAATGGAGCACGGTCAGCCAGGACTCAGAGCTGAAGAGATATGAGGAGATGAAACTTGGGGAGGAGGACTACACCCACACCTGTGTGAGCTGCAGGGTGGCCATGAGCTGCAGGGTGGCCCTGGAGGTCATGAGGGGTTAG
- the LOC139411690 gene encoding uncharacterized protein isoform X2, with the protein MPGRCSAFNCRNTFKNVKHKTNKVTFHSFPKRDPKRIKEWVGQMKWKDWQPTPHSLLCSEHFEERCMDRTGQTVRLRDDAIPTIFAFPSHLQKKFQKTAGRRKRVTLFPEDPVPEESTQREKSPPTYLNHSIWHPSRFHDDYCVPQSIDWAVKDMPKEIPSATLEKQGLIFIPKHAIKIKEKWDWLTMDVKGPFPETKSRHKFVLTVMDYYSKWMEAYPMKTNNSKEIAKIISDLISRFGFPVGILSCLTRAHILEINLALGDLKKLTCQLIFYRPLGVSLDPVTKSLVDRLVSDLVKEHPDRWDVYLAASVFSFCCKEHPTTRQIPLSLLRCGGTQSVSTSPRKLPMPSHLKGKSVWSAISAVNGARSARTQS; encoded by the exons ATGCCAGGGCGTTGTTCAGCTTTCAACTGTAGGAATACGTTTAAAAATGTTAAACATAAAACAAACAAGGTTACATTTCACAG CTTTCCAAAGCGTGATCCTAAACGAATAAAAGAGTGGGTGGGTCAGATGAAATGGAAAGACTGGCAGCCAACCCCTCATTCCTTACTGTGCTCAGAGCATTTTGAGGAGAGGTGCATGGATAGAACTGGGCAGACAGTGCGTTTACGTGATGATGCAATACCAACTATCTTTGCCTTTCCTAGTCACCTACAAAAAAAG TTTCAGAAAACAGCCGGAAGGAGGAAAAGAGTAACCTTG TTTCCAGAGGATCCTGTTCCTGAGGAGTCGACACAACGGGAGAAGTCTCCACCCACCTACTTAAACCACAGTATATGGCACCCAAGTCGTTTCCATGACGATTACTGTGTTCCACAG AGTATTGACTGGGCTGTAAAAGACATGCCTAAAGAA ATCCCATCTGCAACTTTAGAAAAGCAAGGTCTGATCTTCATCCCCAAGCACGCAATCAAG ATCAAGGAGAAATGGGATTGGCTGACAATGGATGTGAAGGGACCATTTCCAGAGACCAAAAGTAGACACAAGTTTGTACTAACTGTAATGGACTACTATTCCAAATGGATGGAAGCCTACCCCATGAAGACCAACAACAGTAAAGAGATTGCCAAAATCATCTCTGACCTCATCTCTCGCTTTGGCTTCCCTGTTGGAATCCTGTCTTGTTTGACTCGAGCACACATTTTAGAG ATCAACTTGGCTTTGGGTGATCTGAAGAAACTGACATGCCAACTCATATTCTACCGTCCTCTGGGAGTGTCACTGGATCCAGTAACAAAGTCCCTTGTAGACCG GTTGGTGTCAGATTTGGTGAAAGAACATCCTGATCGTTGGGATGTTTACCTGGCTGCCAGTGTGTTCAGCTTCTGCTGCAAAGAGCACCCCACCACCAGACAAATACCCCTGTCTCTGCTGCGCTGCGGAGGGACTCAGTCTGTCTCCACCTCACCAAGAAAGCTGCCT ATGCCCAGCCACCTCAAAGGGAAGTCCGTGTGGAGTGCAATCAGTGCAGTCAATGGAGCACGGTCAGCCAGGACTCAGAGCTGA